In a single window of the Pelagibacterium sp. 26DY04 genome:
- a CDS encoding c-type cytochrome codes for MRMRLAALAILACAAPVGGFAQAFCPAAINAQACSSCHGDDEQSSIPNLAGMERESFIAAMEAFKSGERESTIMGRLAPAYSTEDIEALADYFAAGGQCQ; via the coding sequence ATGCGCATGAGACTGGCGGCGCTTGCCATTTTGGCTTGCGCGGCACCGGTGGGCGGATTTGCCCAGGCCTTTTGCCCGGCAGCGATCAACGCCCAAGCGTGTTCAAGCTGTCACGGCGATGACGAACAATCGAGCATTCCAAATTTGGCTGGCATGGAGCGCGAGAGCTTCATCGCCGCCATGGAAGCGTTCAAGAGCGGTGAGCGGGAAAGCACGATCATGGGGCGGCTGGCGCCGGCCTATTCGACCGAGGACATCGAGGCGCTTGCGGACTATTTCGCGGCGGGTGGGCAGTGCCAGTGA
- a CDS encoding 2Fe-2S iron-sulfur cluster-binding protein has translation MAEFNLTINGESKTVDVDGTTPLLWVIRDYLGMTGTKFGCGIAQCGACTVMVDGRATRSCSFPVQSVGEAQVTTIEGLSDDNSHPLQVAWLEKAVPQCGYCQSGMLMAAAALLQENPNPTDADIDARVSNICRCGTYLRVREAIHAAAEAQSA, from the coding sequence ATGGCTGAATTTAACCTCACGATCAATGGCGAGTCGAAAACCGTCGACGTCGACGGCACGACACCGCTGCTTTGGGTCATCCGTGACTATCTCGGAATGACCGGCACCAAATTCGGCTGCGGCATTGCCCAATGTGGTGCCTGTACCGTCATGGTGGATGGTCGCGCCACCCGCTCTTGCTCGTTCCCCGTCCAATCGGTGGGCGAGGCGCAAGTGACGACCATCGAAGGGCTTTCGGATGACAACTCCCACCCCCTCCAGGTCGCCTGGCTCGAAAAGGCCGTGCCGCAATGCGGCTACTGCCAATCGGGAATGCTGATGGCTGCGGCGGCGTTGCTGCAGGAAAATCCCAATCCGACCGACGCGGACATCGACGCCCGCGTGAGCAACATCTGCCGCTGCGGCACCTACCTCAGGGTACGCGAAGCCATTCATGCGGCAGCCGAGGCGCAGAGCGCCTGA